Part of the Methanococcus maripaludis genome is shown below.
CATTGATGTGGTTGTTCAAAACCACGTTGAAAAAGACCACAGTGGTGCGCTCGTTGAAATTACCAAAAAGTTTCCAAATGCCCCAATATACTGTACCGAAGTTGCAGTTGAAGGTTTGAAAAAACACTATACTGGACTAAAAGATGCACCATTTAAAGTTATAAAATCGCTTGAAAGTATTGATTTAGGCGGAAAAACTCTTACATTCTTAGAAGCTCCCCTTTTACACTGGCCTGACAGCATGTTTACATTTTATGCTGAAGAAGGCATATTATTTTCAAACGATGCATTTGGACAGCACCTGTGCATTACTAAAAGATTTGACAATGAAATTCCAGAAAATATTTTAATGGATGCAAATCAGAAATTCTACGCAAATTTAATTACTCCGCTCTCAAAACTTGTTTTAAAAAAGTTTAAACAAGTTAGCTCACTAGGTTTACTTGAAAAAATAAAGACGATTGCACCGTCCCACGGACAGATCTGGACTGATCCAATGAAAGTAATCTCATCATACCAAAACTTTGCAACAGGACAGTGCAAAGACAAAGCTACAATTGTGTACGACACAATGCACTATTCCACTCAAAAAATGGCTCATGCGTTTGCAGAAGGATTAATGTCAGAAGGAATCGAAGTTGTAATTTATAATTTACACGTTGATGAGAGAAGCGAAATTGTAAAAGATATGCTTGATAGTAAAGCCGTTTTATTTGGAATTCCAACGATTAATGACCAGCCCTACCCGAGTATTGGAGATTTGATGTATTATTTAAGAGGTCTTAGATTTGATAGAACAGGATTTAAGAAATTGGCTTTAACATTTGGTTCTATGGGGGGGAGGGGTGGTGCAATCGAAAAAATTGCAAACGAACTCAGGAATTCAGGTTTTG
Proteins encoded:
- a CDS encoding FprA family A-type flavoprotein; translation: MKADAVKISEGVYWVGTYDWDIRSYHGYTLKGTTYNAYLVFGDEKVALIDNVYPGTSAQMWGRIKNAFEKEGKPLNIDVVVQNHVEKDHSGALVEITKKFPNAPIYCTEVAVEGLKKHYTGLKDAPFKVIKSLESIDLGGKTLTFLEAPLLHWPDSMFTFYAEEGILFSNDAFGQHLCITKRFDNEIPENILMDANQKFYANLITPLSKLVLKKFKQVSSLGLLEKIKTIAPSHGQIWTDPMKVISSYQNFATGQCKDKATIVYDTMHYSTQKMAHAFAEGLMSEGIEVVIYNLHVDERSEIVKDMLDSKAVLFGIPTINDQPYPSIGDLMYYLRGLRFDRTGFKKLALTFGSMGGRGGAIEKIANELRNSGFDVVNEYELYYVPNEDELEKCYSLGNELGKRIKSI